One Calditrichia bacterium DNA window includes the following coding sequences:
- a CDS encoding sigma 54-interacting transcriptional regulator, giving the protein MQQLDEDYLTPISASEQTRCVANYNKVIRLLTEIWTFSKISDVIEHICRNCLELTGADQVTIFLFDPAQQLDAKTLIRKGDDKHLLLDNYLNRLLGGWVTRNRRALCCGNLESHFGMENISSRYREISSVIAVPLAVDETIIGVINLVVGKSGKLLDKLDLHLIEMLAPHCAQFIRNAHLQEEMFSETNRLKQALREKYDFEELVGRSRKMQAVFTLLENVMPTDVRVLIHGESGTGKERIARILHFNGPRKNAPFVAVDCAALPAALLESELFGYVKGAFTGADRHHKGLFAEANGGTIFLDEIGNMSTPLQAKLLRVLQEEEIRPVGDSKTHKIDVRVIAATSADLRTAMDNGTFRQDLFYRLNIINIHLPPLRERIADIAVLAHHFLKHFTKKYGKTVRGLTANCIALLERHHWPGNVRELEHALERAVILCQSDYLTECDFPEQQQTALHPDALFQPRPLQNATVDFKKLFIEAVLQQTGGSQIKAAKILQIQRTYLNRLIKELNIR; this is encoded by the coding sequence ATGCAACAGTTGGATGAAGATTATCTGACACCCATTTCTGCAAGTGAGCAAACGCGATGCGTTGCCAATTACAACAAGGTGATTCGGTTGCTCACAGAAATCTGGACTTTTTCCAAAATTTCCGATGTTATCGAGCATATTTGCCGGAACTGCCTGGAATTAACCGGCGCGGATCAGGTGACCATTTTCCTGTTTGATCCCGCACAACAACTGGATGCTAAAACCCTCATTCGCAAAGGCGACGACAAACACCTGCTTCTCGATAATTATTTGAACCGGTTGCTCGGCGGCTGGGTGACCCGAAACCGCCGCGCATTATGCTGCGGAAATCTGGAAAGTCATTTTGGGATGGAAAATATTTCGTCCAGATACAGAGAAATTTCATCGGTAATTGCGGTACCGCTGGCTGTTGACGAAACGATAATCGGTGTGATCAATCTGGTCGTCGGAAAATCCGGCAAGCTGTTGGATAAATTGGATTTACATCTCATCGAAATGCTGGCACCGCACTGTGCACAATTCATCCGCAATGCGCATCTTCAGGAAGAAATGTTCTCCGAAACCAACCGGCTGAAACAGGCGCTTCGGGAAAAATATGATTTCGAAGAATTGGTGGGACGCAGCCGTAAAATGCAGGCGGTTTTTACACTGTTGGAAAACGTGATGCCAACCGATGTGCGAGTACTTATCCACGGCGAAAGCGGCACCGGGAAAGAACGCATCGCACGGATTCTGCATTTTAACGGCCCCCGAAAAAATGCGCCATTTGTGGCGGTGGACTGTGCCGCTTTGCCCGCAGCTTTACTGGAAAGCGAGCTGTTCGGCTATGTGAAAGGCGCGTTTACCGGCGCGGATCGCCATCACAAAGGGCTATTTGCAGAAGCAAATGGCGGAACGATTTTTCTCGATGAAATTGGGAATATGTCAACACCGCTTCAGGCAAAACTGTTGCGGGTGTTGCAGGAAGAAGAAATTCGACCGGTTGGTGATAGCAAAACACATAAAATTGACGTTCGGGTGATCGCCGCAACCAGCGCAGATTTGCGCACCGCGATGGATAACGGCACATTCCGACAGGATCTGTTTTACCGGCTGAACATTATCAACATCCATTTGCCCCCACTGCGGGAGCGAATCGCGGATATCGCAGTTCTCGCTCATCATTTTTTGAAACATTTCACGAAAAAATACGGCAAAACGGTTCGCGGATTGACAGCCAATTGCATCGCACTTCTGGAACGCCACCACTGGCCGGGAAATGTTCGCGAACTGGAACACGCGTTGGAGCGTGCGGTAATTCTCTGTCAGTCCGATTATTTGACGGAATGCGATTTTCCGGAGCAACAGCAAACCGCGCTGCATCCGGACGCCTTGTTTCAGCCACGCCCGCTGCAAAACGCAACTGTCGATTTCAAAAAACTGTTCATCGAAGCAGTGTTGCAGCAAACCGGTGGCAGCCAAATCAAGGCTGCCAAAATTTTACAAATTCAACGAACCTATCTCAACCGGTTAATAAAAGAGTTAAATATCCGCTGA